The stretch of DNA TTTTTTTGCTTTGAAAGTATTCTTCATGTGGATCAACAAGCGGACAATCTTGTTTGATCCAATCATGGGAATCGGGTTTTCCTCTCAGCCAATAAAACATGAAAGCTGGAGAGGAAATCCCAGTCACCACCATCATGACACAACTTTTCTTAGAATTATAACAAGAATTAGGTGAAGACCATAATGCCACACCTTTGATGGGAATATTATTGTCCCCTAAATTCTCAACACTCCAACCATAACTACATTGTTGGTCAATGGGATCGAAAATAGTTATTTGAGACATCATATCCACTCGTTGCACCACCAAATGACCATAACAACATCCCCAAAAGTTTAGCCAAGGAATTGGTTTCAACTCTCTCTTCCTAAAATACCAATTGGTGTTCACGTGGTCAAAAGGAAACGATATCTGGCACATTTGAGGCTTTTTGACTTGGTTTCGATTGTAGTTGCGATCATCGGATTCGCTTAGCCAattataagattgtgtttgttgATGATGCTTATGATTAGTGTTGCAGTAGTGTCGCTTGTTTGTATGAGATCTCCATGACTTTGTTACGCTGCCAAAGTTGATTGTTGGCATTAGAGATGAATGTTTCTCCAAGTGTTTGATGAGACGTTGCGGGAGATTTGGCCATGATGATCTACAgttttccatattgtgattattTTTGTTAGGAGGGGCAGCTTTCTTCTTGGTTTTCATTGTATAATGTAGTGTATTTGATTATGGAACTGATGATGAACttagtatatttaattttcaaatatataacACATCTAAGGCGTGGTATCCAAGttctatatattgatatatttatatatactagcaaaaagtacgtgcgaggcacgtatactaaattttatgttagttttttttttctatattatttaaaagtgatataattaaaaattaaagaaaaaatattatttgttattaggtgagattattattacgtgtatctaaataatatactttataaTTTGGATATAGTGCGTGGAATCCGTAGTCCATTGGATGCTTGGAAACATCTTCAGGCTCGATTCTAGCAGTGTTCTGAATTTgcaaaatgaatatgaagagtATGAATAAATATACAACTCCTAAAGTCATAACCCCAAAGTGTAGCAGAAATGGTTCTGAGAGGtaaaactaaatattttaaatggAATGCCACCGGTAAGTACCTTTATTATAAAAACTAAGCTCGTTAAAAATGTGACCAGGAGAAAACAAAATATTCTCAATGGAAAAATGTTATAATTACCACTGGATGAGAAGGAAAATATAGTGCCTAAGTGTTTCTTCACACCAGTAGGATCACCTCCTCCATGTGGAATACAAAATGTTTTATGAATTGAAGATTGAGATGGCAAACATCAACTCCAATCCAAATCACTGAATGAatttcaaaatcaaaaaataaattagaaatatgataaaataatgaatgaatgaaaaataaagccaaaaaaaaaaactattttaaatgaTTCGTCTATCTTTTTTAACTATTTCAAATGAATTTGTTCAATGTAATTCAACCATCTAATTATAATTTGGATGATTATCAAGGAGCATTGAAGCTTGTTTCTCATGTTTTGGTATCTTAGAACTCGATATCAATCTACTGGAGCTTGCAACCCCCTTTGATGCAATATCAATAGAAACGAAGATAATCCGCACTAAACATGTagcaataaattatatatacacatagaGTTTATAGATATTccattaaattaataaacatatataggGTGATATCTCAAATAAAACAAGTGTaccttaacaaaaaaaaaaacaaatgggTTGTACAAGTTGTATTGATACTTGAAAATCTGATTTGTTTGGGCTCGGCTTTGTTCCAATCAAAAGAGGTAAATGAaccacataattaatttctttcgtTCCGATTAGTTCTCTGTTTTTGTTTCCATTGAGAAGAGATTAGAATTTGACGCCTAAATCTTGATCGGAGATTCGCCATACTCTGAGGAAATCGCTTGATGTGGCTCGGAGACGGGTTTTTGGCACTCCTTGTCTGGAATGAAGATTGTTTGGTCGAAGGGTATGGGTGTTAGAATGAGAGAGAGGCAGAACGGAGCAGATATCGCCATTGGAGTCGTATGTGTAGATCTCTGAACGTTTTTGCTACTTCAAAAGCTTAGTGAATAAATGATTTaacaaaaaggaaaaggaagaagaaatagttggGATTTCACCAAGAACCAGGAAAAAAtagctaaaaataattaaataataataaaaaaaacaatacaaataaatacatattcataccaaaaattaaaaaatttacagaTCAAGAATGCTTTAAAAAAAACGTTATAGATTCGACTAATGTCTAAGAATGACCAATTCAGAGAAGAGAGTCCTGATcatcatatttaaaaaaaatcagaaaatgtAATTCTACATAAAGCCCTAATCTTTCCACTAAACTAAATTAGATTTGTATGAAGAAAAGGGATTAGGGTTTGATTCCGTCTAAATAAAGCCCCATCTTTCTACTAAACTAAACTACATTTGAAAATCAGAAGTAGATATTGggattttagtttatttttgctaATAAATTGGTTTCAGTTTCGATTTCCACTTTTgatttcataatttaatttgtacttttattttttgtttatatttattttaagaaaaaattaaaaacttaagagACGTTACGTTAGCTTAGGCATTCAAAATTGTTAAATAGTAATTGGAATAAAGTCACCCAAAAactaagaattctgttatatagctacattttatataaaatagatatatatataaattaaatcagAAACAAATtacaaatatcagttcaaatattaatgagatttgttttatttttattttattatatataaataatattttattattttattaaatataaataaaaagtcacccatgaatttctcataaaccaagaaatttagttatataggtacactttatataaaatagatatatattataGAATATTATATGTTTTCCTTGAACTCCAAGGACATAGCTAGAGATCACTATTGATAATTAAGTTTATTAAGTTAGACCAGCTGCCATGGACTAATAATAGTGATCAAGATATCTATGTTTATtatgcttgatttgaattaattaattaattattaatacagCTATGCACATGGACTAACGGTTCTTCGTTATAAGAAGAATTTGATAGAAACAAATAGTAAGCTATGATCGAAATATTTGTGAATGTATGACAAAACCTAAATAACAGATTATGCATTGTTGCATATATTAactgaaaaattaattaatataaattttttgtgactaagtataaaaattatgactaattataaattattattcgtatgttgtgactaaaatgtccgtggctaaaggtattagtcacaaaaattaaaatttattgtgattaaatatatttttagtcacaatacttgttgtgacttaaactaaattagtgacagcttgtaactaaatactatgttttagtcgcAAGTAacatttttttgtgactaaaagtcacatttagtcacaaaaaatttatattatgacTGAAAAATTTTCACTAAAAGTagcaattttttgtagtgataccTATATGGCTTTGGCTGATATCCCCTTTTTATAAAGAAACAGTACAGTCCCCTTTCACTGTGGGCAACTTAATATCATGACACTCCATTTTGTGTCATCTTTGGCAGGTggttttttgatttttctcaaaacttatggtttaatacaggTTATTGTAGGTTTTTCAACCGGTTTCATTGCAAATGAATTTTTTATTACGATGATGAAGAATGACTATAGACAtgagatgatggtgatcaaagatgagagtgaaaattgctatagatttggctaatgatgtaatggaaagatgacttgaaaacttttagggttagtcttcagatgtgggaagaatagaacgatataattttagggttgaatgaaacctatactatcTGACTCCtattaggtttaattttatgaataataataataataacataataacaataataatatgataaattattaaataaataaatatctaacttttaaatttaaattaaactctAAATAtcgtaactttagggcttaATTCTGACCTAaaaaaattacgaattatgatatagctatttctacaaaatttatagatctttgaattatctttccaacgcgaatcacctcaatcggagttataaaactccagatatggtcattttagtaaaacagtttctaaacctacgaatttttctAAGCTTACGAATTTTCTAACATTAATTGgataataatgttatttaataacacttatacaattaatttaatctaaaaaacatattataaatatcataatattttactttcataGTTAacacaactttaactctctttagaaaattggtacaactactctaaacAATAATCTCTACTTACTAACAATACAAATAAATGAGATCATTATTCTTTCACTATTAATATCCCAAGAAaagttaaatactattttaatctggatatatTACATAACCATATCCCGTTGGTTATTAGAAAATAACCGatggcatagggtacacgtgtcaaATTTCACGTGTACCCTATGTCGTCGGTTATTTCCTAATAACCAACGGGATAGGCTTTTGAAAATGCACTCAGAAATGTTTTCCTCCCAACTGACTCTAAATGGCATAATCTAATTCTATACCAACGATTTTTATACAAAAATTGTCTCTAAAAGTCAATTTTCAATAGACAGGTATTTttacaccctttagcttcccttatTATGAAACTTGTTGAAAAAAAGCCTCTAAAGAGTTATTTTATAGTAGTGCGCCATgtatgtaatttaaaataaaaataattaatatatatatgtatatattagaaaatcaattaactatttttataaaaaataaacaaatcttaaagccttttaattttttttttgtcaaattacATATGTGGCCCTAATATGTGAAAATAACTAAACAATTAggtcaatattttattagtcaCATATaacaaaagttaacaaaaagACAGTTACAATCAAAACATATTTTCGTGGGGCTGGAGTGTCCTTTTTGTAACAATGCAGCAGAGACAATTGAGCATGTGTTATTGTTCTGCAACTTCAGTACCTCTTGTTGGATTCGGTCTGGGTGGGGAAGTGCACCAACACAGAATGTCAGCTTTGTGGACTGGTTTACTGCTCTAGTCAGTCGgcaaaaaccaaaaataattGAGGAGGGAGTTATGATGTGTTGGTCTATTTGGAAGACCCGCAACGATGTCGTTTGGAACCAAAAAAACTGTTCTGCAGCTGATGTAGTGTGTACCGCGAGATTAATTCTTGCTCAATGGAAGTACGCTCAATCAAGGaaatttgatccccttcatgtGCCTGCTGGTACTTTTGAAGGAAGCGAGCGTTGGTCGAAACCGGAAGCAAATAAGCTTAAGATTAATGTCGACGGGGCCGTGTTTGCTGCTGAAAATGCTTATGGTTCAGGTATTGTTGTTCGTGATGATGGTGGACGGTTGATTGAGGCTGTTGCAAGCTATGTAACTGGGGGTACTCAACCGGAATTGGCCGAGATAATGGGGATTAAGGAAGCACTCAGTTGGGTCAAGAGGAAAGGTATTCAAGATGTTGTCATTGAATCAGATAGCCTACTTTCGATCCAAGCGTTGGAAAGTTCTATTCGAATGCCTTCGGTGTTTGGTTTAATGGTTGTTGAGTGTCAAACTCTTTTACTTTCTCTTGCCAATGTTAAAATTTGTTTTGTTAAGTGATCTGCTAACAGAGTTGCACATTGCATTGCCCGCAACTCTTGTTTTTGGTCAGGTTGTAATTTTGTAGAAGGGATAGCACCTGCTGCTCTTCAAACTCTTATTCTTGCCGATTTGGCAGTTTAATGGATTGAAGCTTTTcaaaaaaagttaacaaaaagaCCATTTATACAATAATGTCAATAGTTTGAAGACTATTTTAACACATTGGAAAAAAATACATAAGTCATATTTTGAAAAACAAGTAAGTAACATCAACAACATTTCTTATTAGTTAAGCACATACAATATCTTTACCATAAATATTTGTACTTATGTGGGTAGCCTATTATTTCTCTATTTCTTTTAAGATCTGGATCATCATCTTCTGCAATAGGTTCATCCCACTCTACACATTTGGTGGTACTATGACTCCACACTAAAGAAATTTCACCCACTTTCATGTCATATTCAAACCAACCATCCATGTCACCCTCTCTTTGCTCTCTGAAATACACACAATTGCCCCTACAACCAACCTTATCAGCACCAACTAAAATACAACAATCACTGCCCACAAACAATGTCTTCTCACCCAAACTCTTCATTTTGATCAAAGATAAATCATCCAAACAAAGCTTATAAACCTCAACACCATCCACAACTCTATCTTGTTCCCCAAAAACAAGAAACACAAGCAGAATTTCACCATCACATTCTATCAAGCACTCCCTAAACCCCTTACAAAGTACGGAAGGAATGGCTCTCGCTTTCCCAACACCGGTGATTTCAAAGATGTCAACCACATGCTCGATTACCACAAGAGTTCCTTGTGAGCTTAAAGCATAGAACTTTCCATTGACTCCGATTGCATTTGTAAACCGCATAAATGGTTGATTACGATCACTTTTTTTGCTTTGAATGTATTCTTCATGTGGATCAACAAGCAGACAATCTTGTTTGATCCAATCATGGGAATCGGGTTTTCCTCTCAGCCAATAAAACATGAAAGCTGGAGAGGAAATCCCAGTCACCACCATCATGACACAACTTTTCTTATAATCATAATCAGAAGGTGAAGACCATAATGCCACACCTTTGATGGGAATATTGTCCCCTAAATTCTCAACACTCCAACCATAACAACAATTTTGTTGAATGggattgaaaatatttatttgagaCATCTTATCAACCCTTTGCACCACCAAATGACCATAACAACAACCCCAAAAGTTTAGCCAAGGAAATGGTTTCAACTCTTTCTTCCTAAAATACCAACTGGAGTTCACGTGGTAAAAAGGAAACGATATCTTGCACAGTTGAGGCTTTTTGACTTGGTTTCGATTGTAGTTGTGATCATCGGATTCGCTTAGCCAATTATAAGATTGTGTTAGTTGATGATGCTTATGATTAATGAGGTTGCAGTAGTGTCGCTTGTTTGTATGAGATCTCCATGACTTTGTTAGGCTCCCAAAGTTGATTGTTGGCATTAGAGATGAATGTTTCTCTAAGTGTTTGATGAGACGTTGCGGAAGATCTGGCCATGATGATCTACAGTTTTCGATATTGTGTTTATTTTTGTTAGGAGGGGCAGCTTTCTTCTTGGTCttcattatttaatgtataGTATTTGATTATGGATCGAACTGATGATGAActtagtatgtttaattttcaaatatataacACATCTAAGACGTGGTATCCAAGTTTCATACattaatttatgtatatataaatatataatacaatattaTATGTTTTCCTTGATCTCCAAGGACATAGAGAGTTAGAGACTATTGATAATTaagtttgttttttatt from Cannabis sativa cultivar Pink pepper isolate KNU-18-1 chromosome 2, ASM2916894v1, whole genome shotgun sequence encodes:
- the LOC115719795 gene encoding uncharacterized protein LOC115719795 is translated as MVLRAETIEHVLLFCNFSTSCWIRSGWGSAPTQNVSFVDWFTALVSRQKPKIIEEGVMMCWSIWKTRNDVVWNQKNCSAADVVCTARLILAQWKYAQSRKFDPLHVPAGTFEGSERWSKPEANKLKINVDGAVFAAENAYGSGIVVRDDGGRLIEAVASYVTGGTQPELAEIMGIKEALSWVKRKGCNFVEGIAPAALQTLILADLAV